One Pseudanabaena sp. FACHB-2040 DNA window includes the following coding sequences:
- a CDS encoding M48 family metalloprotease gives MIGNSLKTAALLGLLSGLLVLAGYYLVGDERGLYAGLAIAAFTSFSSWFYSDKAALAAFQAQPLPQEEAPDLYERVARLSDRAGIPTPNIYIVRNESPNAFATGRDPNHAAVAVTQGILDLLSPEELEGVLAHELVHVRNRDTLTQAVAGTIAGALTFLGRILTFGALYFPVSRNDRRGGNPLAILFLVILAPLSATLIQLAISRTREFAADAGAAEITEHPLALATALEKLERVGHQIPMNGNPALSPLLIINPLSKEGLQSLFRTHPSTEARIERLKQLAEKLQTPALVSQTAS, from the coding sequence ATGATTGGCAATAGTCTGAAAACGGCGGCGCTGCTGGGCCTGTTGAGTGGTCTTTTGGTGTTGGCCGGATACTATCTAGTGGGCGATGAGCGAGGACTCTATGCAGGGCTGGCCATTGCGGCATTTACTAGCTTTAGCTCCTGGTTTTACTCCGACAAAGCAGCGCTGGCGGCGTTTCAGGCCCAGCCTTTGCCCCAGGAGGAAGCGCCTGACCTCTATGAGCGGGTAGCGCGGCTGAGCGATCGCGCAGGTATTCCTACGCCCAACATTTACATTGTTCGCAATGAGTCGCCCAACGCCTTTGCCACCGGGCGCGACCCCAACCACGCTGCCGTTGCCGTGACGCAGGGCATTCTCGATCTGCTCTCGCCTGAGGAGCTAGAGGGCGTTTTGGCCCACGAACTAGTGCACGTGCGCAACCGAGATACCTTGACTCAGGCCGTGGCTGGAACGATTGCCGGAGCCTTGACTTTTTTGGGCCGTATTCTTACCTTTGGCGCTCTGTATTTTCCTGTTTCTCGCAATGACCGTCGAGGCGGCAACCCGCTGGCAATTCTGTTTTTGGTGATTTTGGCTCCGCTGTCGGCCACGCTGATTCAGCTGGCTATTTCTCGCACCCGTGAGTTTGCAGCTGATGCGGGAGCTGCCGAGATTACAGAGCATCCCCTAGCGCTGGCAACGGCGCTGGAGAAGTTAGAGCGGGTGGGCCACCAAATTCCAATGAACGGCAACCCCGCCTTATCGCCGCTGCTAATTATCAACCCGCTGTCTAAGGAAGGGCTGCAAAGCCTATTTCGCACCCATCCCTCGACCGAAGCCCGGATTGAGCGGCTAAAGCAGCTGGCCGAAAAACTACAAACCCCTGCTTTAGTGTCGCAAACAGCGTCATAA